A stretch of Lentibacillus sp. JNUCC-1 DNA encodes these proteins:
- a CDS encoding CheR family methyltransferase, with amino-acid sequence MTEEYTAFMSRIKKKLDIDLSLYKEAQMKRRLTSLRDKRGFTSFDLYYKALDREEELLHEFMDRITINVSSFFRNPNRWDVLEKKVLPELLKERKHLNIWSAACSTGEEPYSLAMVLNKHFPGITAHILATDIDDNILHKAETGLYTKQAITGVPTDMQRLYFTETNGNYRVQDQLRDMITFKRHNLLKDSYPKQLDLILCRNVLIYFTDTAKEHIYNKFSQSMTQGGTLFVGSTEQIFTPEKYDMHLLDTFFYQKNT; translated from the coding sequence GTGACAGAAGAATATACAGCGTTTATGTCTCGTATTAAGAAGAAACTGGATATTGACCTTTCCTTATATAAAGAAGCCCAAATGAAGCGCAGATTAACATCTTTAAGAGACAAAAGAGGGTTTACCAGCTTTGACCTTTATTATAAGGCTCTGGATCGTGAGGAAGAATTACTCCACGAATTTATGGATCGGATCACGATTAACGTCTCTTCTTTCTTCCGTAATCCCAATCGTTGGGATGTTCTTGAAAAAAAAGTGCTACCTGAATTACTTAAAGAAAGGAAACATCTCAATATCTGGAGTGCAGCTTGTTCAACAGGGGAGGAACCGTATAGTTTAGCCATGGTGCTGAACAAACATTTCCCGGGTATTACAGCACATATTCTAGCGACAGATATTGATGACAACATCTTACATAAAGCAGAAACAGGCTTGTACACGAAACAAGCGATAACCGGTGTTCCAACAGATATGCAGCGGTTGTATTTCACTGAAACAAATGGCAACTATCGGGTACAAGATCAGTTGAGGGATATGATTACATTTAAAAGACATAACCTTCTTAAAGATTCTTACCCGAAACAGTTGGATTTGATTTTATGCAGGAATGTGCTCATTTATTTTACGGATACTGCGAAAGAGCATATTTATAACAAGTTCAGCCAATCAATGACTCAGGGCGGAACGTTGTTCGTAGGAAGCACTGAGCAGATTTTCACACCGGAAAAATACGATATGCATCTTTTGGATACATTTTTTTATCAGAAAAACACATAA
- a CDS encoding ReoY family proteolytic degradation factor — protein sequence MQTPISAHDKKSFIKWFLNHYQLKKRESVWILNYLSNHPKILSNVHFVRDIKFCPRGIVITSHCSDHVPFRFYKKQVVTTDAEKSFHDIRLNQQEPLYIQLNFKNAHQNTFYAAVLEENPFIPDAHFITKKDEINARQLLEHTLYQFQQEKLLAEINEALDRKDKQRFMDLAQQMEEIKRSYINQPDSF from the coding sequence GTGCAAACCCCAATTTCTGCCCATGATAAAAAGTCGTTTATCAAGTGGTTTCTCAACCATTATCAATTAAAAAAACGGGAAAGTGTCTGGATTCTGAACTATTTATCAAATCACCCTAAAATTTTATCCAATGTACACTTTGTAAGAGACATTAAATTTTGTCCAAGAGGCATCGTCATTACGAGCCACTGTTCGGATCATGTACCTTTTCGGTTTTATAAAAAGCAGGTTGTAACCACCGATGCGGAGAAATCGTTTCATGATATTCGATTAAATCAGCAGGAACCGCTTTATATCCAACTGAATTTCAAGAATGCGCATCAAAATACATTTTATGCTGCTGTCCTTGAGGAAAACCCTTTTATACCTGATGCTCACTTCATTACCAAGAAGGATGAAATCAATGCCAGACAACTGCTTGAACATACGCTGTATCAATTTCAACAGGAAAAGCTTTTAGCAGAAATTAATGAAGCACTGGATCGGAAAGACAAACAGCGATTCATGGATTTGGCTCAGCAAATGGAAGAAATAAAACGCTCGTATATTAATCAACCTGATTCGTTTTAG
- the ndk gene encoding nucleoside-diphosphate kinase: MEKTFLMIKPDGVQRNLIGDIVSRFEQKGFTLVGGKLMQITNELAQTHYGEHKERPFFGELVDFITSGPVFAMVWEGEDVIKTARNMMGQTNPQEAAPGTVRGDYGITVGKNIIHGSDSPESAEREIKLFFDEQELVSYQKQLNDWIY, from the coding sequence ATGGAAAAGACATTTTTAATGATTAAACCAGACGGCGTACAACGCAATCTGATCGGCGACATTGTATCTCGTTTTGAACAAAAAGGTTTTACACTTGTCGGAGGTAAACTGATGCAAATTACCAATGAACTCGCACAAACACATTATGGGGAGCATAAAGAACGCCCATTTTTTGGTGAGTTGGTTGATTTTATTACTTCCGGACCGGTTTTTGCCATGGTTTGGGAAGGCGAGGACGTCATTAAAACTGCAAGAAATATGATGGGGCAGACAAATCCTCAAGAAGCTGCGCCTGGCACAGTTCGAGGAGACTACGGAATCACTGTGGGAAAAAATATTATTCACGGATCTGATTCTCCAGAGAGTGCTGAACGTGAAATCAAATTATTTTTTGATGAACAAGAGCTCGTCAGCTATCAAAAACAACTGAACGATTGGATTTACTAA
- the aroB gene encoding 3-dehydroquinate synthase, translating into MEILHIKSEKRSYSIYIEENIRYQISKYVSKDYSKILVITDAHVQKHYLQDILDALHGYAVSYVSLHPGEGSKSFEVYQQLLTTALNEKLDRHSLILTLGGGVVGDIGGFVAATYMRGIDYIQMPTTILAHDSSIGGKVGINHEQGKNLIGSFYPPTAVIYDIATLQTLESKDVRSGYAELLKEAYLSSPVWTKELLNLNLRDLNSSAVQAHIAKGIKVKAAIVEADEFETGKRAFLNFGHTLGHAIEHAADFRNYTHGEAVAIGMLFALFVSETVFKTTLGYKQLYKWMEENRFPLNLPHFETERYLTAIQKDKKTTRSVITLVLLQDIGKPVLKDFSAEELRVYLNRFYQRL; encoded by the coding sequence ATGGAGATTTTGCATATTAAATCAGAAAAAAGATCTTATTCTATTTATATTGAGGAAAATATCCGATACCAAATTTCGAAATACGTGTCAAAAGATTATTCTAAGATTCTGGTGATCACAGATGCTCACGTCCAGAAACACTATTTACAGGATATCCTTGATGCCCTTCATGGCTACGCTGTTTCTTATGTTTCTTTGCATCCAGGAGAAGGAAGCAAAAGCTTTGAAGTGTATCAGCAGTTATTGACAACAGCATTGAATGAAAAGCTTGATCGGCACTCCCTCATTTTAACACTTGGAGGCGGTGTGGTGGGTGATATCGGCGGGTTTGTTGCTGCGACCTACATGCGCGGCATTGATTATATACAGATGCCAACGACCATCCTTGCACATGACAGCAGTATAGGCGGGAAGGTTGGAATTAACCATGAACAAGGGAAAAACTTGATCGGCAGCTTTTATCCGCCCACTGCGGTTATTTATGATATCGCCACACTTCAAACATTAGAATCCAAAGACGTTCGGTCCGGTTATGCGGAATTGCTGAAAGAAGCTTATCTATCCAGCCCAGTTTGGACAAAAGAATTGCTAAATTTAAATCTCAGAGATTTAAATTCTTCAGCGGTTCAGGCGCATATTGCCAAAGGTATAAAGGTAAAAGCAGCCATTGTTGAGGCAGATGAGTTTGAAACAGGCAAGAGAGCTTTCTTGAATTTCGGCCATACATTGGGCCACGCCATTGAACATGCTGCAGATTTTAGGAATTATACTCATGGGGAAGCAGTTGCCATAGGGATGCTGTTTGCTCTTTTTGTAAGCGAAACGGTATTCAAAACGACATTAGGGTATAAACAATTATATAAGTGGATGGAAGAGAACCGGTTCCCGCTTAATCTTCCACATTTTGAAACAGAACGCTATTTGACTGCTATCCAAAAAGATAAAAAAACAACACGATCTGTCATAACGCTTGTGTTACTCCAAGATATAGGCAAACCGGTTTTAAAAGACTTTTCTGCTGAGGAACTCAGAGTGTATTTGAATAGATTCTATCAAAGATTATAG
- a CDS encoding tetratricopeptide repeat protein, which yields MEEIMKAIRLMEQQKHDEAVIQLETALETADEEEMFTIAEIYQQWGYVKEAAEILEILRQSYPGESELNIMLADLYIEVENDEQAIELLNEVKTDDEAYVQSLVQLADLYQAQGLFEVAEQKLLEAKQLEPNEMIIDFALGELYFSIGDHLKSINYYERVLPESTVVADISVGLRLAEAHAASGGYEEAINYYRDAEPEDPDTLFKYGLAAHQIDRNDIAIHVWEQVIELDMYYHTAYYYLAEAYDKEEMTKEALNAAKKGLTVDEYNAQLYFLAGKLAHKLGEDDESEQYLRQSIALDPDYKEAILFLVEMFKSNDSHEAIIDLLQEVNRTETTDALYEWELARAYYENESFKDALKHYDLAYNTLKQDSDFLKEYAYFLIEEGRKEKAIQIFESYLLLQPLDTETEAYVDRLKETHTSE from the coding sequence ATGGAAGAGATTATGAAAGCGATCCGGCTGATGGAACAGCAAAAGCATGACGAAGCTGTTATTCAACTTGAAACAGCTTTAGAGACTGCTGACGAGGAAGAAATGTTTACCATTGCTGAAATTTATCAGCAATGGGGATACGTTAAAGAGGCAGCTGAGATTTTGGAAATTCTGAGACAATCCTATCCAGGTGAAAGCGAATTGAATATTATGCTGGCGGATTTATATATTGAAGTTGAAAATGATGAACAAGCAATTGAATTATTAAATGAAGTAAAAACAGATGATGAAGCATATGTGCAATCACTTGTGCAGTTGGCAGATTTATACCAGGCACAAGGCTTATTTGAAGTGGCTGAGCAAAAATTATTGGAAGCCAAACAGCTGGAGCCAAATGAAATGATCATTGACTTCGCGCTTGGTGAATTATACTTTTCAATTGGAGATCATTTAAAGTCCATTAACTACTACGAACGTGTTTTACCAGAGTCGACCGTTGTAGCTGACATTTCTGTCGGTCTTAGACTTGCAGAGGCCCACGCTGCATCCGGCGGCTATGAAGAAGCAATCAATTATTATCGTGATGCAGAGCCCGAAGACCCTGACACACTTTTCAAATACGGGCTGGCTGCCCACCAAATTGATCGTAATGATATAGCGATACATGTGTGGGAACAAGTGATTGAACTGGATATGTATTATCATACTGCTTACTATTATCTTGCAGAAGCGTACGATAAAGAAGAGATGACAAAAGAAGCGTTGAACGCTGCCAAAAAAGGTCTTACAGTTGATGAATATAACGCTCAACTCTATTTTTTGGCAGGCAAGCTTGCACATAAGTTGGGAGAAGATGATGAAAGCGAACAGTATCTCAGACAATCCATCGCTCTTGATCCGGATTACAAAGAGGCCATACTATTTCTGGTTGAAATGTTTAAATCAAACGATAGCCACGAGGCTATTATAGATCTGCTGCAAGAAGTTAACAGAACCGAAACAACTGATGCCTTATACGAGTGGGAGCTTGCCCGCGCCTACTATGAAAATGAGTCATTTAAAGATGCATTAAAGCATTACGACCTTGCATATAATACACTTAAACAGGACAGTGACTTCCTCAAAGAATATGCTTATTTCCTGATAGAAGAAGGGAGGAAAGAGAAAGCCATTCAAATATTTGAGTCTTATTTGCTGCTTCAGCCGCTCGATACGGAAACAGAAGCATATGTTGATCGATTAAAAGAAACCCATACAAGTGAATAA